From Fundulus heteroclitus isolate FHET01 chromosome 5, MU-UCD_Fhet_4.1, whole genome shotgun sequence, a single genomic window includes:
- the LOC118563237 gene encoding small integral membrane protein 26-like, whose protein sequence is MSLKDPMKWNARVSAVYAVGIWTMVGSYAYFKYTGRYDDIEVRKEVEEPLGPNQKVYKTAHSKSIISYKEGFVPYSTRIYNFIKSFSGEPGPEDSKK, encoded by the exons ATGAGTCTAAAGGACCCGATGAAGTGGAACGCCAGAGTGTCCGCAGTTTATGCTGTGGGCATCTGGACGATGGTGGGCTCCTACGCTTATTTTAAATACACAGGCCGTTATGACGATATAGAAG TGAGAAAAGAAGTCGAAGAGCCATTAGGACCCAACCAGAAGGTCTACAAAACTGCTCACTCCAAATCCATCATCAGCTACAAGGAAGGCTTCGTCCCGTACAGCACCAGGATCTACAACTTCATCAAGTCGTTCAGTGGAGAACCTGGACCTGAAGACAGCAAGAAGTAG
- the dtd1 gene encoding D-aminoacyl-tRNA deacylase 1: MRAIIQRVTKASVTVGEEQVSSIGRGICVLLGISVDDTQRDADYIVRKILNLRLFEDENGRAWAKSVMERDFEVLCVSQFTLQCILKGNKPDFHSAMPAELAQPFYNSILESMRSAYKPELIKDGKFGARMQVNIQNDGPVTVELTSPAGPTDPKQLLKLEKQQQRKEKTRSKGPSESGREKGSLRSRQDPSASSGAEGDVSSDREP, encoded by the exons ATGAGAGCGATTATCCAGAGGGTGACCAAGGCGAGTGTGACAG TGGGAGAGGAGCAGGTCAGCTCCATCGGACGGGGAATCTGTGTCCTGCTCGGGATTTCTGTGGACGACACGCAGAGAGATGCTGATTACAT CGTTCGAAAGATCCTGAACCTGCGGCTGTTTGAGGACGAGAACGGCCGGGCGTGGGCTAAAAGTGTCATGGAGAGGGACTTTGAGGTTCTGTGCGTGAGCCAGTTCACCCTGCAGTGCATCCTGAAGGGCAACAAACCCGACTTCCACTCGGCCATGCCTGCAGAGCTCGCCCAGCCCTTCTACAACAGCATCCTGGAGAGCATGAGGAGCGCCTACAAGCCCGAGCTCATTAAAG aTGGGAAGTTCGGGGCCCGCATGCAGGTCAACATTCAAAACGATGGTCCTGTCACCGTGGAGCTGACGTCCCCGGCTGGTCCCACAGACCCCAAACAG CTCTTGAAgttggagaagcagcagcagaggaaggAGAAGACGCGCTCCAAAGGTCCGTCGGAGTCGGGACGGGAGAAAGGTTCCCTGCGCTCCAGACAGGATCCCAGCGCCAGCAGCGGGGCGGAGGGCGACGTGTCTTCAGATCGGGAGCCGTAG